The Thermoflexus hugenholtzii JAD2 genomic interval TCCAGACATCGAACGAGGCTTCTTTCTCCAGGAGGCCTGGGGATGGGGACCGCCGAGGGCAGTCCCCACCCCGGAAGGGGAGCGATCAGGCGGGGGTTTCAGGAAGACGGTAGTCTTTGAACTGCTCCCGCAGCACCTTTTTGTCGAACTTCCCCACGCTGGTCTTGGGGATCGCCTCCACGAATACGATATCGTCCGGGAGCCACCACTTGGCGAAGCGCGGCCGCAGGAACTCCAGCAGCTCCTCCTTGGTGAGGTCCTCCTTGAACTCGGGGCGGGGGACCACCACGGCCAGCGGGCGCTCCTGCCACTTGGGATGCGGCACGGCGATGACCGCCGCCTCCAGGACCTTGGGGTGGGCCATCAGGGCGTTCTCCAGGTCCACCGAGGAGATCCACTCCCCGCCGCTCTTGATCAGATCCTTGGTTCGGTCCACGATCTGGATGTAGCCCTCCGGGTCGATGGTCACCACGTCCCCGGTGCGGAACCACCCGTCCTGGAAGGCCTCGGCGGTGCGGGGGTCGTTGTAGTAAGCGCGGATCACCCAGGGGCCGCGGACCTGGAGCTCGCCCATGGTTTTACCGTCCCACGGCACCTCGCGCCCCTGGTCGTCCACCGCGCGGATCTCCACGCCCACGACGGGCATCCCCTGCTTGGCGCGGACGGCGAAGCGCTCCTCGTCGGGCCAGCTTTCCATATAGCTTTTGAGGTTGGCCACGGTGCCCAGGGGGGTCATCTCGGTCATGCCCCAGGCGTGGGCGATGCGGATGCCGAAGCGCTTCTCGAAGGCCTCGATCAAAGCCCGCGGCATGGCGGATCCGCCCACGGGCATCACCCGGAGGCTGGAGAGGTCGTAGCGCTCCCGCTCCAGCAGGGCGTAGAGGCCGATCCAGATGGTGGGCACGCCGGCGGTCACCGTCACCCGTTCGTTCTGGATCAGCTCCGCGATGTCCCGAGGCTGCAGATGGGGACCGGGGAAGACCAGCTTGGCGCCGACCATCACCCCGGCGAAGGGCATCCCCCAGGCGTTGGCGTGGAACATGGGGACCACGGGCATCAGCACGTCCCGCTCGCAGATGCCGAAGGTATCAGCCAGACAGAGGGCCAGGGAGTGCAAGAAGATCGCCCGATGGCTGTAGACCACGCCCTTGGGGTTCCCCGTCGTCCCTGAGGTGTAGCACATGCCGGCGGCCGCGTTCTCGTCCAGGCGCGGCCAGGGATAGGGAGCCTCCGGGGATTCGGCGAGCAGCGCCTCGTAGTCGAGGGCTGGCGAAAGGGAGGTCTGGACCGGCCCGGCGTCGCTCATGATCACGAAGGCCTTCACCGTGGGGATCTGATCCCGGATGCGCTCCAAGAGGGGAACGAGGGAGGCGTCGACAAAGATCACGCGGTCCTCGGCGTGGTTGATGATGTAGATCAGCTGATCGGGGGCCAGGCGGATGTTGAGGGTATGAAGGACGGCGCCCATACATGGGGCGGCGAAGTAGATTTCCAGGTGGCGGTAGGTGTTCCAGGCGAAGGTGGCCACCCGATCGCCCCGCCCGATCCCCAGCCGGGTCAGGGCGTGGGCCAGGCGGTGAACCCGTCGATGGAAGTCGGCGTAGGTGTAGCGATGCATGCCGGCGGCGGTGCGGGTGGCGATCTCCTTGCGGGGGAAGAGACGGGCGGCGCGGTCCAGGAAATGATGCAGGGTGAGCGGCCAGTCCATCATCAGGCCTTCCATGGCACCCTCCTTTCCGGATAGGGGAATAGAAGAACAGGGGAATCACCCCACGCGGTTTGATTTTAACATGGGGGGTGGTGGCTGGGGAAGGGGGGATGGGAGCGCCCCATCCCCCCGGTTGGCGATCAGGACAGGGAGGCCGCCATCTTCGCGGCCAGGTCCGCCACCCGCACCGAGTAGCCCCACTCGTTGTCATACCAGGCCACCACCTTCACGAAGTTCCCGTCGATCACCATCGTGGACAGTCCGTCCACGATGGCCGAGTGGGGGTCGCCCTTGAAATCGATGGAGACCAGGGGCTCCTCGGTGTAATCCAGGATCCCGCGGAGCGCGCCCTCGGCGGCCGCGCGGAAGGCGGCGTTGACCTCCTCCTTGGTCACCGGTCGGGCCAGCTCGGCGGTGAGGTCGATGACGGAGACGGTGGAGGTGGGGACACGCAGGGCGTAGCCGTCGAGCTTGCCCTTGAGCTCGGGGATCACCAGGCCGATGGCCCGCGCCGCGCCGGTGGTGGTGGGGATGATGTTGAGGGCCGCCGCCCGCGCCCGCCGCAGGTCCTTGTGGGGCAGGTCCAGGATGCGCTGATCGTTGGTGTAAGCGTGGACGGTGACCATCAGCCCGCGCCTCACGCCGAAGGCCTCGTGGAGGACCTTCACCACGGGGGCCAGGCAGTTGGTGGTGCAGGAGGCGTTGGAGACGATATGGTGCTGGGCCGGATCATAGCGATGGTCGTTCACCCCCAGCACCACCGTGAGATCCACGCTGTCCGAAGGGGAGGCGGGGGCGGTGATGATCACCTTCTGGGCGCCGCCGACGGTGCGGTGCACGGCGGCCTTGCGGCCATCGGTGAAGAGGCCGGTGGACTCGATGACGATCTGCACGCCCAGGTCCTTCCAGGGGAGGTTGGCCGGATCCTTCTCCGCGAAGACCCGGATCTCATCCTCGCCGACGATCAGGTAGGAGTCCCGGGCAGCGACCGGCTCCGGGTAGCGTCCGTAGTTGGAGTCGTATTTCAGCAGATGCGCCAGGGTAGGGGCGTCGGTGATGTCGTTGACGGCCACCACCTCCAGCTGGCCGCGGTATTTCTCGCGGATGGCCCGGAAGACCTGGCGCCCGATTCGACCGAACCCGTTAATGCCCACTTTGACCGCCATCGGATTTCCCTCCTCAGCGATTTGGGGATCGCGCTTTTCTGAAAGTATACCCCGGTTTCAAGGGATGGGGTGGGGAAGCGCTTCAAGGAACGCCCCTCTCAGATCTCTCAAAAATCTTATAACCCCTCTTCCGGGTTCCGGACAGTGATATTTTTCACAAGTTGACGAGGTGGATGGACAGGGGAGGGGTCTCCGGGGCCTGAGTGGGGGACCGTTCTCCGGAGGAGGGCCATGAGGGCCGCGCCGGGTTTTGCCCTTGGATCGACTAGCATTCAGGGGGGCGATCTCCGCGGCCATTTGCAAGTCTCCTCCGCAGGAACGCGTGAGGGCCGCGCCAGAGGGCCTGTAAGCCGGGTTCTGTCCCCCGTGGGGCGCCACGGGGTGGCGGTCATCTCTCTGGGACGGCGGTTGCCCGCCGCCTCAAGCGGCCTACCCGCGGGCATTGGGCGCGGGGCCGCCCCGGCGCCCCGAAGGGCGCCGCGCCCGCTGCTTGGCCTTGCTCCGGGTGGGGGTTGCCATGCGCCGGCGCGTTGCCGCCCGGCCGGTGGGCTCTTACCCCACCTTTTCACCCTTGCCTCCATGACCCCGGGAGTTCCCGGGCGGATCGGCGGTCTGTTTTCTGTGGCCCTGTCCACGGGTCGCCCCGTCCGGGTGTTACCCGGCACCCTGCCCCGCTGGAGCCCGGACTTTCCTCAGGCCGGGATTTCCCGGCCCGCGACCGCCCGGCCTTCTGACGCGGCCCATGTTTATATTTTAACGCGGAACGATGTCTCCCAGGTTAGGGCCCGCCCGCGGCCTGCCGCAGGGCTTCCAGGACGCGGCCCAAGGCCTCGATCTCGGCACCGTAGGCCGCCCAGTCCCCCCGGCGGATGGCTTCCTGGGCCCGCTGATAGTGCGCGTAGGCCTCCCGGATCAGGGCGGCCACATCCCCGCCCGGAGGGGCTGAAGGGCCTGAGGGTCCCAAGACCTCCGCTCCGCCGATGGCCTGAGCCAGCGCCTGCTCCAGGGTGGGGGCCATCGCCACCCGCTGCTCGGTGGCCACGATCACCTGCTTCAGCTCCGGGATCTGCCCCTGCTCGGCCAGGAGATACAGCGGCTCCACATACAGGAAGGCCTCCCCGATGGGGATCACCAGGAGGTTCCCCCGGATGACCTGGCTGCCCCGCTGGCTCCACAGGGTGAGCTGCGCCGAGATGGCTGGCTCCTGATCGATCCGCGCCTCGATCTGCTGCGGGCCGAAGATCAGCCGCTCCTTGGTCAGCCGATACAGGATCACCTCCCCATATCGCCCCGGATCCGAACGGGCCGCCATCCAGGCGATCATGTTCTGCCGCCCGGAGGGCGTGAAGGGGAAGATGAGGGCGAACTCCACCGGTCCCTCTGGATCCACCCGGGTGAGCACGTAGTAGGGCTCCATCGGCTGGGGCTCGGAGCCGAAGATCTCCGTCGGGATCGCCCACACGTCCTCCTTGTTGTAAAAGGTGCGGGGATCCTGCACGTGATACGTCCGGAGGACGTCCGCCTGGATCCGGAAGAGGCCCTCCGGGTAGCGCAGATGGGCCTTGAGGCCCTCCGGCATCTCCGAGAAGTCCCGCCAGAGGGCCGGGAAGATCCGCCGCCACGCCCGGATCAGGGGCTCGTCCTCCACCACGTAGAAGGTCACCGTCCCATCGTAGGCGTCGATCACCGCCTTCACGCTGTTCCGGATGTAGTTGAGGTCCCCGTGAGGCTGGCTATACGGGTAACGATCCGTCCACGTATACGCGTCCGCCACCCAGACGATCCGGCCGTCCAGGATCACGGCGTAGGGATCCGGATCGAAGCGCAGGAAGGGAGCCAGGGTGCGGAGCCGGGTGCGGATGTCCCGCCAGAACAGGATGCGGCTCTCGGCGGTGAGGGCGCCGCTCAGGATCAGATTGGGGTCCCCGAAGTAGAGAGCGAAAAGGGCCCGCCGCGCCAGCCCGCCCAGGCGGACGCCGGTGCGGCCCTGATACGTCGTGGTGACGTTCTCTTCCCCGCGCGGATAGTCGAACTCCGGCACGGCGGTGTTCACCAGGGCGAAGTCCACCGTCCGCTCCCCAAAGTAAATCTGCGGGCGGGTCAGGGGGATGGCGCCCGCCGGCGGGATGTCCTTCAGCAGGAACACCGGGAGGCCTTCCGGAGTGAAAGCTCGCACCGGCACGACCACCGCGCCGTAGCCGTGGGTGAACACCAGGTGCCGGTTGACCCAGGTGCGGGCCTGAGGCGGAAGGGCGTCCAGGTCCAGCTCCCGCACGCTCAGCATGACCTGGCGATACGTGCCATCGATGCGATAGCGATCGACATCCACGTCGACGAACACGTAGTAGGGGCGGATGCTTTGCAGCTGCTGCAGGGTCTGCAACAACGGCCGGTAATCCCACAAACGGATCCCCTCCAGGATTTCGGCGTTGGCCCGGATCTCCTCCGGGGTGGGAGCCTCACGCGGGGAGAAGACCTGTTCATGGAAGCGCTCCAGCCCATAGGCGCCCCGGGTGAAGGCGATGCTGTGGGCGATGTAAGGGCTCTCCCGGGCCAGCTCGTTGGGCCGCACCACCAGGGCCTGGATCAGACCCGGGTAAACCTCCAGCCCGAGGAAGGCCAGGGCAAGCCACACCCCGAACCCCAGGGCCAGAAGGGCCGGCCGGCGCAGCCGCAGGTTGAGCAGCATCCCGGCCGCGAGGAGGACCATCAGGCCGCTCAGGAGATTCAGGACGGGCAGGCGGGCGTGGACCTCCGCGTAGCCCGCCCCGAAGGCCACCGGCCGCTCCGCGTAAAGCAGCCGGTAGGCGTCGAAGCGATACCCTACCGCCATCAACAGGAAGAAAAGGGCGGCGAGGACCGAGAGATGGGCCCATCGCCACCGCCGGGGGACCGGAAGGACCAGCGGGAAGAGGGCGGCGAGAGGGACCAGACCCCACTGGGCGGTCTCCTGCAGGGATGTCCAGAGGGGCCACCGGAACACATACCAGCCGACGTCGAGGCCGAAGAGGGGATCGCGGACACCGAAGGACTCCGCGTTCAAGGCCAGCAGGACCCTCTCCCATTCCCCCTGGAGGGCGAGGCCGAAGAGGAAGCCGACGGCGGCGGCCAGCCCCAGCCAGAGCCGAGGGGAGCGGCCCGCCGCCCGGGCCGCGAGGAAGGCGTTCAGCCCCAGGAAGAGGAGGGCGGCGCCCCATCCGATCCCAAAAAGAGCCGCCCGGGCCTGCCACTGCGTCCACAGGATCG includes:
- a CDS encoding long-chain fatty acid--CoA ligase, whose protein sequence is MEGLMMDWPLTLHHFLDRAARLFPRKEIATRTAAGMHRYTYADFHRRVHRLAHALTRLGIGRGDRVATFAWNTYRHLEIYFAAPCMGAVLHTLNIRLAPDQLIYIINHAEDRVIFVDASLVPLLERIRDQIPTVKAFVIMSDAGPVQTSLSPALDYEALLAESPEAPYPWPRLDENAAAGMCYTSGTTGNPKGVVYSHRAIFLHSLALCLADTFGICERDVLMPVVPMFHANAWGMPFAGVMVGAKLVFPGPHLQPRDIAELIQNERVTVTAGVPTIWIGLYALLERERYDLSSLRVMPVGGSAMPRALIEAFEKRFGIRIAHAWGMTEMTPLGTVANLKSYMESWPDEERFAVRAKQGMPVVGVEIRAVDDQGREVPWDGKTMGELQVRGPWVIRAYYNDPRTAEAFQDGWFRTGDVVTIDPEGYIQIVDRTKDLIKSGGEWISSVDLENALMAHPKVLEAAVIAVPHPKWQERPLAVVVPRPEFKEDLTKEELLEFLRPRFAKWWLPDDIVFVEAIPKTSVGKFDKKVLREQFKDYRLPETPA
- the gap gene encoding type I glyceraldehyde-3-phosphate dehydrogenase; this encodes MAVKVGINGFGRIGRQVFRAIREKYRGQLEVVAVNDITDAPTLAHLLKYDSNYGRYPEPVAARDSYLIVGEDEIRVFAEKDPANLPWKDLGVQIVIESTGLFTDGRKAAVHRTVGGAQKVIITAPASPSDSVDLTVVLGVNDHRYDPAQHHIVSNASCTTNCLAPVVKVLHEAFGVRRGLMVTVHAYTNDQRILDLPHKDLRRARAAALNIIPTTTGAARAIGLVIPELKGKLDGYALRVPTSTVSVIDLTAELARPVTKEEVNAAFRAAAEGALRGILDYTEEPLVSIDFKGDPHSAIVDGLSTMVIDGNFVKVVAWYDNEWGYSVRVADLAAKMAASLS
- a CDS encoding UPF0182 family membrane protein, translating into MAWRRGGRFEGRRLEIEWARLPYERWLRWGLGLFGAGVLFLFLPDRLLHLWVTWEWFRDLGYESILWTQWQARAALFGIGWGAALLFLGLNAFLAARAAGRSPRLWLGLAAAVGFLFGLALQGEWERVLLALNAESFGVRDPLFGLDVGWYVFRWPLWTSLQETAQWGLVPLAALFPLVLPVPRRWRWAHLSVLAALFFLLMAVGYRFDAYRLLYAERPVAFGAGYAEVHARLPVLNLLSGLMVLLAAGMLLNLRLRRPALLALGFGVWLALAFLGLEVYPGLIQALVVRPNELARESPYIAHSIAFTRGAYGLERFHEQVFSPREAPTPEEIRANAEILEGIRLWDYRPLLQTLQQLQSIRPYYVFVDVDVDRYRIDGTYRQVMLSVRELDLDALPPQARTWVNRHLVFTHGYGAVVVPVRAFTPEGLPVFLLKDIPPAGAIPLTRPQIYFGERTVDFALVNTAVPEFDYPRGEENVTTTYQGRTGVRLGGLARRALFALYFGDPNLILSGALTAESRILFWRDIRTRLRTLAPFLRFDPDPYAVILDGRIVWVADAYTWTDRYPYSQPHGDLNYIRNSVKAVIDAYDGTVTFYVVEDEPLIRAWRRIFPALWRDFSEMPEGLKAHLRYPEGLFRIQADVLRTYHVQDPRTFYNKEDVWAIPTEIFGSEPQPMEPYYVLTRVDPEGPVEFALIFPFTPSGRQNMIAWMAARSDPGRYGEVILYRLTKERLIFGPQQIEARIDQEPAISAQLTLWSQRGSQVIRGNLLVIPIGEAFLYVEPLYLLAEQGQIPELKQVIVATEQRVAMAPTLEQALAQAIGGAEVLGPSGPSAPPGGDVAALIREAYAHYQRAQEAIRRGDWAAYGAEIEALGRVLEALRQAAGGP